The nucleotide sequence CCAAATAGTAGCTATTTTTTATCTTATACAGTAAAAAGTAGGTAGCAAAGAGTTTACGAGTTAGATAATACCAAGGAGGCAGGAGGCAACACTCTTTGATGAACACTATCAAATACTGTCACAAGTTGGGTGCCATTTATGAGGGCATTATTGTCCACCATTATAGGCAAGACAAAATCACTACATGCAACTCGAACTCGATTGGGATAGAGTACATAGTCCATAAGCGATCTATGGGTTATGTGCTCATTATTAATTCTTGATCATATATACTTTTCATATActctaaatttcaaaaaatctttGAATTCACTGGGATCAACTTTCTCGGGATGGAGCACCAACCTCCTTGGCCATTTGATGGCCGAGAAGATCGTGCGAGAAAGTAGAGACATTTTAAATTATTGAGACAGAAGAAGTTCTTAAGGACTGAGGTGTTTGAAAGCCCATAGTGCTAAGGACCAACTTATCTTAAACAATGAGGCTGAGACACACGAGGAATTATTGGAGAGCCGATATACTTGAAGGCTAAAACACCAAGGAATTAACATGCCATCAAAAAAAGAGCTAAGGACCAACTATCTTAAAAAGTAAGACGAGGCTAAGAAGAGAAAGCTCCTAAGAAAGACCATAGTGGCTCAAATGAGAGAATGAGTATCACCCTTATAATTAAAGGAGATTTATAAGAACTGATCAATCTCTCTCCTCCCATATTGAAGGTAAGTGTattaaatcttatattttgatgataaaattaattaatattatttatgatttgatctgtattttgagtgatgcatgaagctttgatcaaggaaagataattaaaagcaggaagaatcatgttgggctggagagaaACATGttcgaagattggacgtcgagccgaaggatcagtcaaTGTATCaaaagaaggcttcgggccatgggttcgggcatcaggctaagaagagcaaaaattacgccaaggaaatcggagttgcggaggtcaactggccgattggacaatatatCGTAAAATAGGGTGATGGACCAAAGAATTGGATGagacgtcgatgaaccaatgacacgccggacaacatttgattgactttataataattatctagatcgcagtaggttttaagtgtgtaggattaactacgatagcgaacaaggcataaagcaaaataaagtcacagagttaagaatgagatttcgttaggagttcgagagttcgttggaagtccagacattcatcgaaagttctaccggaattgatcaagaagtccaagagattgccaaagaagcttgtcagaactcgtcaagaaaattatcgtgaagtctaggagcttgtcaggagtccgctggaacattgtcgagaaatcgtcagaagttcgccgaaagttcgtcggaagatcgccggaagaaacctagacttaccggacctatttagcttagtgtataccttaaaattcatagttagcacataattgtgttgaaattgggccaactcaagtaggagccaattgggcccaagtttgggctgtgttgggccaagtgaaagaccaaaatagtgacccaacaagtggaatcgtcgtggcacagtctctgagactatgtcaaatggtggtaccactagtttgggcggtagtaccacccagactcagtctccgaaagactgtcaagtggtggtaccaccagattagacggtggtactgcccagtgtcaatgctgcaagcgatggtaccgcccaacacaagcagtggtaccgccaggaaccgggaaacccgggacgaaacacttttaggctccaagtttgaatccacttgaggcttataaatacccctctcatctccgattaattaatataaaaattaagagcaaaaaagtaaaaaaaatactattgtaatattgtgagaactcctctcaagctctaagtgttagtcttatttaagagatgagtgaaggggattataaagattctctcctgaacctatcaaaaaaagaatcgagttgtaagggtggttgatcttcgtccattgaaggaagatcattagtggatactgatggcctcgatggaagaggaatcggtagaatagatgtaggtcatgacgatcgaacctctATAAAacgatttgcatttctgttttacaATTTACCTGTATTACAAATTGAATTATTACTTTCATTACCTTACGAAtaagctttcaagttaacatctctccaaaatgatttttcatcataagaatttcttaaaccggtgattttatccactcaactaattcaccccccccccccccccttttagtgtcgactCTATCCTAACAAAGTGTTCTCTCGGGTATAATCTAAAGAGATACTAATTAATAAAGGGACACCTTGAAAagcataaaaatattaatatgtggAGACTACCTTAGAAAGCATATAAAAAAACTAATCATGATACGAGACACAAAGTAAAATGTGTTTAAAGCATGAGTCGAGAAGCTCTACTTGTGTAAGAAAAACTCAAACGGTAAGAGGCATAAGACAAAATATGTCATAAAGCATGTGAGTTAGAAAAACTCAACCAATGTAAGAAGAAAATTTTCACGATTAGAAGCACATGATGAAATATGTCTGAGCTACATGAATCGAGAAAAATCGACTCTCATCAATGCTTGCACCCGTCAGTTTTCACCTAATGTGGGAGAGATTGGGTGACCCTGATCCCCATCGGCATTCACTCGATGCATAGAGGTTGGCGATTCCAAAGACATAGATCAGAAAAGCTTGACCCTCCCCTCCATTGTTGTTGAGGTGCAAAGGTCATGAAACCTAACCTCACCTTACTGTCAAGCTATGCAGGATGGGTGCCCTAAGCCCCCTTGTTACTAAGTAGTGGAGATTAAGCGCCCACCCTCGTAGAGACTGAGAAACTTAACCCCACCTTACTATTAAGCTACAAAGGTCAGGCACCCTAACCCCCCATTATTGTCAAGGCATGGAGGTCGGGCGCCCAATCCCCCTCGCTGCCAAGGCACGGAGGTCGAAAATTTGACCTCCCTTATTTTTCAGGTGTGATGATAAAAAAATCCAATCATCCTTGCTTTTGAGGTGCAAAGGTTGGGAAACTCGCCCCCCTTAGTTGTCGAGGTGTGGAGCTTGGGAAACCCGACCCCCCTCGTTGTCGAAGTGTGGAGGTCAAGAAACTTGACCCCCTTCACTATCATGGTACGGAGGCCGAGAAACCTTACCTCCCTTGttttcaaatttctttaattatcAAATTCTAAATGAGATTGGTGACCTCAAATAGGCATATGGAATACTCCTCCCAACCCACCTCTACATGGTACATGTGTCAAATAAGCTGATAACTACACTTTAGGATCTCTCTGGAGAACCCTCAAAGCATACCTTCATGAGGggacaaatgatagaaaaaatattgtcgATCAATCATCATTCGACATGTGATCTCCACATGACATCTAGGCTGAAAGAAAGAGATAAAGATTACTCTCACCGATGTGCCCATGTGGACAAGGGTCTAAGGCAAGCAGTTATAGGTTATTTCCCCTATTGTTGGCCATATGGAGAAAAGGTCAAGGAAAGATTATTAAAAGCGGTTGAGGGCTACcttctcataaaatattttatagaagttTATCGATCGAGTATAAAGGCTTATTTTTAGtacaatcatgaaaagtattttttaCCACTTGTGTCCATGTGCACCTATCTTACTGACTTGGACATTGGAtcgagtcaaaaaaaaaaatctctcttaATTTCAATTTCATATAGGTGATACTCTAGAGCACATCGTTTTTACCATAAAGGCCCATTGAATAACCTTATGTACACGGGTTTGGATTACGTTGGGCTAACGAATATGTCAATAACTTATTCCCATAACACATACACTTTTCCTATGCCAATACACATGCTTGTATTTGCACCCGCACGCATGCactgcacacacacacaaattGTGTCTCAAACACAAGTTGTATTACAAAATTTAACAGCAGAAGTATAAGAAATAATTTTAATTGTTCTTATAATTTTGATTATTCAAGTTTTAATTATTCAAGTAAAAAAACCCAAATTATTCAAGTTTTAATTGGACATCAAAATTTGAGGATCATTCGAGTGTTTTTGTAAACCAAAGCCTTTGACATCCACCTCATATAACATGATCACCAAAATGCCACGTCCCaaccaaaataaataataaataaaacagaAAAAAGAGCATCAACATGACATGttctaaaaacaaaataaatgatcAAGACTAGATTTAACGATAAatcttttttatagaaaaattactcattaaattagttaataattttttaaaaaatattaaacttgatatgatcattattttttatcaatcgaAACTCAACTTGAGTCTTGATAGTATTATGAGTACTGTTGACCGGTGAGTTAGCATGGTTGATTCATTGCCGAAGGTGCAGGTTCAACCAAGTGCCTTTTCCTAAACGTGGGAGACTTGATGAGGTGAGATCGCATAAGCGACCTAGTCAAAAGCCGTTCTATTGGTGAAGACCTTATTCGGGATGATCGAGTAGGTGATCTGGGATCTTCCTTATTGTAAGGTGCCTCCCTAGGCTGGGTCATTCGGGTGTCCTTGGGCAAAGGGTTATCTCGTGGCTGTGTCCTGACAGCGAGGTCGCCTCTTGACTACCAACAATCCTATATGACAGGTCGACGCCTAGGATTGCTCAACATGgcccctccgatgcttaagttaacGAAGGGAAAAAAAATAATAGTTTTAACAGTATAATTGAGTTAGTGTGTAGATAGTTCACTTTTCAGCATAAGCTGATGAGTTCCTTTTTATATCTAATCCCTAAGTTGTTTTACTGATTGGCTCGAGAAAAGATTAGGTGAACCTCCTAATCGTTCTTTGATTTTGATAAGATATGATGATTATTATCTATCATTGATGTAAGGCATATCGGGATGTACTACAGTGCTATGTTGGGAATGATAATTTGGAGTTCTGCTTAAGTGTTCTTACTAGATATAATTCAATATATATCAAATTCAAGAAATATTTTATCGAGATGATCGACGTAAAATTGTCCCTATCAAATTCAATAAATACTTACTAAATATACCATATTAATCTCCTCTAAGGTTGATAAGGAGCCTACCTAACATATTATATttagatgataaaaaaaatactctttttattaaatcgataattataaatatatcttCATTATAAACTTATCAGAACACGAACTCATTTACCACAGAATTAAGACTCTCTTTTAACCATTGAATGGGTATCTTTTATATTAATAGAGATATTTGTTTTTACTTCATACAAAATACAAAATAGGAGATATAATTATTTGTAATtcttatcaaaattaattaaaaataattaattaaataatatttcaaACATAGAATTATATTCAATATAGTTTGGAACTCTCAACCTAAATAATTCTGATATCGCTAGTCGTCACCAAAACTAATCTGTTGGCCTCAAGTCAAAGAATCTTCACCAACTCACCCATTGTTTCCTTGACATCCACCTATCGTCACCCCAACGCAcgcaaccctctctctctctctctctccccctcatcAGTAACATTTACCGACCTTCTTCTCACTCCTCCAATGGCTTCTTCCTCAACCCAAACCTCTCTTTCGTCACCTACTCACACCACTCGCAGGCCACGAaatggaggaagaagaaaagaggaacgaCGAGATGAGACCTGCACACATCAGACACCACTCATCACACCAACCGCGAGCCATCAGATCCTCATCACACACGTCTGGTCTGATGACCCCACCACCTTACCTACTCCCTCATGGCCCCATCTATATCAATTAGAAGGAGCCGTGGGGCTGTCGGTGACTCTTACCCACAGCCCACAGGTCTCCTCCCCCATGGCGGATCTGCTGCCGCTACTGCCCATGGATCCCTCCCTCCTCCCCCCCGCCCTCGCTGCCCTCGCGGTCCTCCTCGCCCTCTACATCCGGTTCCGCGTCCGGCTGCCCCCCGGCCCCCGCCGCTGGCCCGTCGTCGGCAACCTCTACGACATCAAGCCGGTCCGCTTCCGGTGCTTCGCGGAGTGGGCGCAGACGTACGGCCCGATCATGTCGGTGTGGTTCGGCACTACCCTCAACGTGGTGGTGTCCAGCTCCGAGCTGGCGCGCGAGGTGCTCAAGGAGAAGGACCAGCAGCTGGCGGACCGCCCCCGCTCCCGCTCCGCCGCCCGCTTCAGCCGCGATGGCCAGGACCTCATCTGGGCCGACTACGGCCCCCACTACGTCAAGGTCCGCAAGGTCTGCAACCTCGAGCTCTTCTCCCCCAAGCGCCTCGAGGCGCTCCGCCCCATCCGCGAGGACGAGGTTACCGCGATGGTCGAGTCCATCTTCCATGCCTGCTCCCACCCTGGTAATAACAATCTTCCCTCccccctcctcctcgtcctctgaTCTCTCATCTATACGAGCGATTCATCGAATCAGAGAACCGGATCCAAGATCTTCACCATTCTTGCTCTGGATCTCACCACAGAGGAGGAAGAATTTAATTGGTCGTTGACCTGCTAAAGACTACAAGAACTTCCCCTGTTCCTCTTTTCGACACATTGTTTTAGGCTTAGATCTGGTCTTTGAGCTGTTCCCCATGAGATCATATAGATGACTTTGTGATGGAGATTATGTGATTTGGAGGGCTGCTATCGGATCTCAgataagagaggaggaagaagatgatcaTTCGTTTAATTTTTCTGATTCGATTTAGGTTATGTTGTATCTCGCAGAGAAGATAGGGAAGAGCTTGGTGCTGAAGGACCATCTCTCGGCGGTGGCGTTCAACAACATCACGAGGCTCGCGTTCGGGAAGCGATTCGTGAACCCGGACGGTTCTACCGACGAACAAGGAGTGGAGTTCAAGACCATCGTCTCTAACGGCCACAAGTTTGGTGCCTCGCTCTCCCTCGCCGAGTACGTCTCGTGGTTGCAGTGGCTGTGCCCGCTCGACGTCGAGGCCTACGACAAGCACAGCGCTCGCCGGGATCGCCTCACCAAGATCATCATGGAGGAGCACACGCAAGCTCGGTACAAGGGCGGCGCCAAGGATCACTTCGTCGACGCGCTGCTCACGCTCAAGGACCAGTACGACCTCAGCGAGGACACCATCATCGGCCTCCTTTGGGTGCGTTGCTCTCCTCTCCCACTCTGGTGCTTCCTCGTCTCAAGGAACCGCCGTTGTTAGCTGCTGCTGCACTGTAACAGGACATGATCACGGCGGGGATGGACACGACGGTGATATCAGTGGAATGGGCGATGTCTGAGATCGTGAGGAACCCGAGGGTGCAGCGGAAGATCCAGGACGAACTGGACCGCGTCATCGGGCAGGAGCGGATCATGAACGAGACGGACTTCGCCAGCCTCCCCTACCTGCAATGCGTCGTCAAGGAGTCGCTCCGGCTGCACCCCCCGACCCCGCTCATGCTTCCACACAAGGCCAACGCCAACGTCAAGATCGGCGGCTACGACATTCCCAAGGGCTCCAACGTGATCGTCAACGTCTGGGCCATCGCCCGTGACCCCAAGACGTGGAAAAACCCGCTCGAGTACCGGCCCGAGCGGTTCCTGGAAGAGGACATCGACATCAAGGGACGCGACTTCCGGGTGCTGCCGTTCGGCACCGGCCGCCGGGTCTGCCCCGGGGCCCAGCTGGGCATCAACCTGGTCACCTCCATGCTCGGCCACCTGCTGCACCACTTCAGCTGGACTCTGCCGGACGGTGTCAAGCCGGAGGACGTCGACATGACGGAGACTCCGGGGATGGTCACCTTCATGCAGACTCCCTTGCGGGCTGTGGCCACGCCGAGGTTGCCGTCCCACCTGTACCTGCGCGTTCCTTCAGAGATATGAACCCCTCCTTTGCTTCGATAAGGCTGTGTTGGTTTGGGGGAGAAGCAATTACGGAGATTGTTTGAGTTCTCATCACCGTGACAGACTATTTATTTATACTTGTATTAGTTGATCGTGATCTTTAATGTACTTTATGTTGGGAATGTGTTATGTATGTGATAAATGTAGCACAATGAGTGCCCAAATTTGATGAGGTATTTGTTCAAGCAGCATAAATGGAGGGAGCTGCTGAAACTATTTCACAATTGGCATTGTATTGTGATGCTGAGTGCTTTTATGTCTTCCTTTTCTACCTCTTCTTAGAATATGTTTTtattatcttgattatttttgGATTCGAGTTGGCACTCTTTATTTTTAATGTTATTTGGTCTTCTTGCGGAGTAGATTAGTCCTCCTCGAAGGGTGCTTGATAGGGACATCGATGAGAGGAAGAAATATTCATTCTCTTTTCCATGTATGGAGATGACCATATAAGGATAAAGGTCAGTGGATATATAGCAGAATCACAATCGAGATTAAACAATTATGAACATGTAGTCATGAAAGACCTTTTGTAGGATTAGGGATCAGGTTTATAAAATTCGTCGAGTTGTCCGTCGCATGTTTACAGTGTTCGAGGTTGGCCATGCCGAGATGCTGTGATGTATCTATCTGTAAGTCATTTGGATGCGATGTGAGAAAATGTATTTTTATCTTCGATGCCGTAATCCGAAATATGTGAGTACGAATACAGGTTCCTAAAGGTAAGTATGGACAACAGAATGGAGTGGAAATTGAGAATAAATTTGAAAAAGGGATGCGTTGTGAGAAAATGTCAAGTTAGTAATTAGAAATATGTGATtcctcgaaaaaaaaaaaaagaaaaaaaaagagtaagtGTGTCCcctttcataataaatattacctAATTATGAAGGATCAAAAGAAACGTGTGATTATTTTTTAGTCATAAAAGATAAGAAAACTTATAGTTATTTTTTTGGTGATAAAGGGCTACAAGGAAGCTTGTGATTACTTGTTTTAGACTTTTATCTTCTCCTATCTCTTTGGACATCGCATGACGATTATGTGTCTTGATAGATATATTTCTTATCATTTGTTACCTTCCCCCTCCCTCAAAAACATGCTTTGGGGTTCTTGCGAGAGAGATTCGAAGTGCGATGTTTAGTTCATTCGATACGAGAGCATTTGAGATCTTCTCTCGTAAGTCAGGTTTTCATGACTCACATGCATCGGATATATTTTGCTCTATGCTTTCGTTATAGTGGATTTCCTTACATGAGTCGGGTTTCTCAACATACGCATCTCAAGCATATTTTGCTTTTTGTTTTCTCCACTGTAGATTTTTCTTCACATGGGTCGAGTTTTTCTGACTCATGTGCCTTCGGCACATTTGGCCTTACACCTCTCTCTGGAGGATTTCTAGTCATGCAGATCAGGTTTTTCTGACTTGTGTTTCTCAGGTATCTGCCTTATGCCTTCATCGTAGAAGATTTTTTTTCACATGGCctgggttttctcgactcacacaCCTCAAGCacattttatcttatgcctccgttgtaatgaatttttttttatatggatCAGGTTTTTCTGACTCATGCACCTCGGGCACATTTGGTTGTATACCTCTGTCATGACTTATTTTACTTTACATAAATCACGTTTTCTAGACTTATATATCTCAAGCATATTTGGCCTTACACCCCTGTCGTATGGATTTCTTTTCACATGGGTCGGGTTTTTTCGTCTCACGTACCTCGGGTACATTTGGCTTTGTGCCTTCACCGTAGTGGATTTTTCTTCATGTGAGtcgggttttcctaactcacatGCCTCGAGTACATTTGGCTTTGCGCTCTTACCATAGTAGATTGCTCTTCATATGGGTTGAGTTTTTCTGACTCATATGCCTCAAGCACATTTAGCCTTGTACCTTCATCATAGTAGATTTTTCTCAAATCACGCATGTCAGACATATTTTACCATACGCTTCTATTATGGGGTATCTCCTTATACGAATCGGGTTTTCCCGACTCACGTATCTTAAGTACATTTAGCCTTGTGCTTTCGTCGATGCTATTTTTTTTCACGTTAGTTGGATTTTTCCGACTCATATGCCTTGGGtacatttggccttgtgcctccATTATGGTAGATTTTGACATTTTGTGAATTCATTATTAGATGCTTTTCAAGTTCATCATCCGGTGGTGTCTCTTCGAAATTGTCCTAAAATGACACTTCTCTCGATCATGGGAGGAGAGAGATTGAGTCCCTCCCTATAAATCCTTCTTTACTTTGTGGGTGAGGTTCATTCTTTCATTTGAGTCTTCATAGCCTCCTTAGAAGCCTTCTTTACTTCGTTCTGGTTTCCCACAACGTGAGTCGGTCCTTGAGTCTCTCTTAGTCTTAGGGTTGGTTCTGCAATAGATCGATCTTCTACCATCTTGCTCTTCTGCCTCCTCAGATTGAgatattttttctttctcataTAAGTTTCTCCCGATCT is from Musa acuminata AAA Group cultivar baxijiao chromosome BXJ3-8, Cavendish_Baxijiao_AAA, whole genome shotgun sequence and encodes:
- the LOC103995155 gene encoding p-coumarate 3-hydroxylase; its protein translation is MADLLPLLPMDPSLLPPALAALAVLLALYIRFRVRLPPGPRRWPVVGNLYDIKPVRFRCFAEWAQTYGPIMSVWFGTTLNVVVSSSELAREVLKEKDQQLADRPRSRSAARFSRDGQDLIWADYGPHYVKVRKVCNLELFSPKRLEALRPIREDEVTAMVESIFHACSHPEKIGKSLVLKDHLSAVAFNNITRLAFGKRFVNPDGSTDEQGVEFKTIVSNGHKFGASLSLAEYVSWLQWLCPLDVEAYDKHSARRDRLTKIIMEEHTQARYKGGAKDHFVDALLTLKDQYDLSEDTIIGLLWDMITAGMDTTVISVEWAMSEIVRNPRVQRKIQDELDRVIGQERIMNETDFASLPYLQCVVKESLRLHPPTPLMLPHKANANVKIGGYDIPKGSNVIVNVWAIARDPKTWKNPLEYRPERFLEEDIDIKGRDFRVLPFGTGRRVCPGAQLGINLVTSMLGHLLHHFSWTLPDGVKPEDVDMTETPGMVTFMQTPLRAVATPRLPSHLYLRVPSEI